From Salvia splendens isolate huo1 unplaced genomic scaffold, SspV2 ctg444, whole genome shotgun sequence, one genomic window encodes:
- the LOC121790235 gene encoding tetrahydrocannabinolic acid synthase-like, giving the protein MEGLSYISQVSFVVVDLVNLSEVMVDVKKKTAWIEAGATTGVVYYRIAEKSPTLGFPGSLCTTVGVSGHYSGGGYGALVRKYGLAADNVIDARIIDVNGKILDRKSMGEDLFWAIRGGGAASFGIITAWKVQLADVPKTVTVFSINRNVEKQNGTELWHRWQTVVPQANKDLFFRVIVSQANASVIVNFLSVFQGGADRLVSYMQEIFPELGIVRKDCTEMSWVQSTLFSNRMPINPLEALLNRTRPGLRQYKAKSDYVRKPLPLNVIKHMVSMLREPEAGETTYWMVPYGGRMEEISESETPFPHRGGVLYKLADFTYWQDSQAADADSYISWSRRYYEYMTPYVSSSPREAYLNYRDLDLGVNNVDGETSYEQASVWGKPYYKDNFDRLVRVKTIVDSENFFRNEQSIPPLL; this is encoded by the coding sequence ATGGAGGGACTGTCTTACATCTCGCAAGTCTCGTTCGTGGTCGTTGACTTGGTCAATCTCAGCGAAGTCATGGTCGACGTCAAGAAGAAAACAGCATGGATCGAAGCAGGTGCAACCACCGGTGTCGTGTATTACAGGATCGCCGAAAAGAGCCCCACTTTGGGATTTCCCGGGTCTCTTTGCACCACGGTCGGCGTCAGCGGGCACTACAGTGGAGGAGGCTACGGAGCACTGGTAAGAAAATACGGCCTCGCAGCAGACAACGTCATAGATGCAAGAATCATCGACGTCAACGGAAAAATCCTAGACAGGAAATCAATGGGCGAGGATCTGTTCTGGGCAATCAGAGGCGGAGGAGCCGCCAGCTTCGGCATCATCACTGCCTGGAAGGTCCAGCTGGCGGATGTACCAAAAACAGTCACTGTTTTCTCAATCAACAGGAATGTTGAGAAACAGAATGGCACTGAATTGTGGCACCGCTGGCAAACAGTGGTGCCACAGGCCAACAAAGATTTGTTTTTCCGTGTCATCGTTTCCCAGGCGAACGCGTCAGTCATAGTTAACTTCTTGTCAGTGTTCCAAGGCGGCGCGGACAGACTAGTTTCGTACATGCAAGAAATCTTCCCTGAGTTAGGGATAGTGAGAAAAGACTGCACGGAAATGAGCTGGGTCCAATCCACCTTATTTAGCAACCGAATGCCGATCAATCCACTAGAGGCTCTCCTTAACCGGACCCGGCCCGGTCTCAGACAATATAAGGCCAAATCCGATTACGTTCGAAAACCCCTTCCTTTGAACGTGATCAAACACATGGTGAGCATGCTACGTGAACCGGAAGCGGGCGAGACGACTTACTGGATGGTGCCATACGGAGGAAGAATGGAAGAGATATCAGAATCGGAGACTCCGTTTCCTCACAGAGGTGGAGTGCTTTACAAACTTGCTGACTTCACTTACTGGCAAGACTCTCAGGCTGCGGATGCGGATAGTTACATAAGCTGGAGTCGAAGGTATTACGAATACATGACTCCTTATGTGTCGAGCTCGCCCAGGGAAGCGTATCTCAACTACAGAGATCTTGACCTCGGAGTTAATAACGTTGATGGTGAGACAAGTTATGAACAAGCTAGCGTTTGGGGGAAGCCGTATTACAAGGACAATTTCGATCGTCTTGTTCGGGTGAAAACCATTGTTGATTCAGAGAATTTCTTCAGGAATGAACAGAGCATTCCACCATTGTTGTAA
- the LOC121790234 gene encoding tetrahydrocannabinolic acid synthase-like encodes MEGLSFVSKIPFVIVDLVNLSKVTIEVEEKTAWVEAGATTGIVHYNIAAKSPTLGFPGAIAPTVGVGGHYSGGGYGLIFRKYGLAADNVIDARIVNVNGDILDRESMGEDLFWAIRGGGGASFGVITAWKIKLLDVPETVTVFSINRSVEEQNGVDLWHRWQYVAPQADKDLFIGVIVLRVETTVQVNFFSVFLGGADRLVSYMQETFPELGLVREDCTEMSWIQSTLFSNQMPIDPLEALLNRTATGVRQLKAKSDYVRNPVPITAIEGMVTMLREPEANATMYYMVPYGGRMNEISESETPFPHRAGALYKLASLTYWEDSEAADSDKYISWSRRYYEYMTPYVSSSPREAYLNYRDLDIGVNNVVGETSYEQASVWAKPYYKDNFDRLVRVKTAVDPDNFFRNEQSIPPLPCV; translated from the coding sequence ATGGAGGGACTGTCTTTCGTCTCGAAAATCCCATTTGTGATCGTTGACTTGGTCAATCTCAGCAAGGTAACGATCGAGGTCGAGGAGAAAACCGCATGGGTCGAAGCAGGCGCAACCACCGGCATTGTACACTACAATATTGCCGCAAAAAGCCCCACTCTAGGATTTCCCGGGGCAATTGCTCCAACCGTCGGTGTTGGCGGGCACTACAGTGGAGGAGGCTACGGCTTGATTTTTAGAAAATACGGCCTGGCCGCGGATAACGTAATTGATGCTAGAATCGTCAACGTCAATGGAGACATTCTCGACAGGGAATCAATGGGCGAGGATCTGTTCTGGGCGATCAGAGGCGGAGGAGGCGCCAGTTTCGGCGTGATCACTGCCTGGAAGATCAAACTGCTGGATGTTCCAGAAACCGTCACTGTTTTCTCAATCAACAGGAGCGTGGAGGAACAGAACGGAGTTGACCTGTGGCACCGCTGGCAATACGTGGCGCCTCAAGCAGACAAAGATTTGTTCATCGGAGTCATCGTACTCAGGGTGGAGACGACCGTCCAGGTTAACTTCTTCTCAGTTTTCCTCGGCGGCGCAGATAGATTAGTTTCATACATGCAAGAAACCTTCCCTGAGTTAGGGCTAGTAAGAGAAGACTGCACAGAAATGAGCTGGATCCAATCCACCTTATTTAGCAACCAAATGCCGATCGATCCACTAGAAGCTCTGCTCAACCGGACCGCGACCGGTGTCAGGCAACTCAAAGCCAAGTCCGATTATGTCAGGAACCCGGTTCCTATCACCGCGATTGAAGGCATGGTGACTATGTTACGCGAGCCGGAAGCAAACGCGACTATGTACTACATGGTTCCATATGGTGGAAGGATGAATGAAATATCAGAATCGGAAACTCCGTTTCCTCACAGAGCCGGTGCACTGTACAAACTTGCTAGCTTGACTTACTGGGAAGATTCTGAGGCGGCTGATTCGGATAAATACATAAGCTGGAGCCGAAGGTATTACGAATACATGACTCCTTATGTGTCGAGCTCGCCCAGGGAAGCGTATCTCAACTACAGAGATCTCGACATTGGAGTGAATAACGTTGTTGGTGAGACGAGTTATGAGCAAGCCAGTGTTTGGGCGAAGCCGTATTACAAGGACAATTTCGATCGTCTTGTTCGGGTGAAGACCGCGGTTGATCCGGACAATTTCTTCAGGAACGAACAAAGCATTCCGCCGTTGCCGTGTGTCTAA